From one Candidatus Binatus sp. genomic stretch:
- the rimP gene encoding ribosome maturation factor RimP: MAALRLHPTAEKVVELLEPHIERQGYELVSVDFRKGTRNSLLRLLVDKPGGGISLSDLEKLSPTLGDLLDVYDPVEGRYTLEVASPGINRPLRKLEHFEAVKGERVKVRAHRARDGQKSFVGRLVSVGQTGIELDDETSRKRQTIGFDEMSGANYEYDFDK; the protein is encoded by the coding sequence ATGGCGGCCTTAAGGCTTCATCCGACCGCGGAAAAGGTGGTCGAGCTGCTCGAGCCGCACATCGAACGCCAGGGTTACGAACTGGTTTCGGTGGATTTTCGCAAGGGCACGCGAAATTCGCTGCTGCGGTTGCTGGTCGACAAGCCGGGCGGCGGAATTTCCCTGAGCGATCTGGAGAAGTTGAGCCCGACGCTGGGCGATTTGCTCGACGTGTACGACCCGGTCGAGGGCCGCTACACACTGGAGGTCGCGTCGCCGGGAATCAACCGCCCGCTGCGCAAGCTGGAGCATTTCGAGGCGGTCAAGGGTGAACGGGTGAAGGTACGAGCGCATCGCGCGCGCGACGGGCAGAAGTCGTTCGTGGGCAGACTGGTGTCGGTCGGTCAAACTGGCATCGAGCTTGACGATGAGACGAGCCGCAAACGGCAGACGATTGGTTTCGACGAGATGTCGGGCGCGAATTACGAATACGATTTTGACAAGTAG